From Brienomyrus brachyistius isolate T26 chromosome 18, BBRACH_0.4, whole genome shotgun sequence, one genomic window encodes:
- the uspl1 gene encoding SUMO-specific isopeptidase USPL1 isoform X2 translates to MPASPIGGHFTSPPKHPRPSCTIGPDGGVLEMGAGVVGELEPDVRLEEEYEAELVDKPNLGLWEESEAEPADKLVGEPKPHQGLRRATEAGSESAAQIEGEPEWEMEPREEPKAQVETPVVMVDASEPEAGVWEETGVESAAEMVDRSEPDVGLLDECKAEPGAELMNDVEQKSGLSQDTELGVRLAEDSGPAREDESNPGACLGEELTVAPPHLFWKNEQNLCWLDCLLVALVHCQALREHRASLVDGTSVVGRLLASYDQAGLLVKAREETHQQVVRVPAAVLQEAQANLDDLRMSIFKLLQPKLQCKLGEWETPVFALPLLLKLDAGAGDLFQHAFEWVFECAACGHTFSSRCEKTITTFTQVLPDWHPLGALHRAPCSRCHHKQQRRKMVLERLGPLFVLHFVEGLPQNDISKYAFDFQGMHYSVTVIIQYSEHMKHFVTWLRTSSGVWLEFDDLKHPQCTAHAELPVLANQIHVVFWELQGRADVLQSPRRSLAFPALHNDDDIVSALTLDDTNVGTTLPDISVGEGTLQDAFQGLSHNDIVTLTLVEVKVDALGRPLEDHPGQEALSAPSAELDSPSAYSPAAAVLCPRVSDSPRKRVPKRKQKELSQASGTAPPVIGSPPPGAPAVLSSAPNARWSTLLSKHPFLQSTPLPQRQITASSPPKAPQKVTDSFPVKAADMFVGFKLNKETLGGSPPCLSAEPQKQNNVFKLPGPPPSTIPPQKSGGVVGATVLPKAPPKLDEGTDALRHKLLKKLKAKKKKLAALNHLLKTRMESPVPTPDSTGFSSPSTVSSSTAAHSPAYDEFLADLLSPATTASSLSPDSTGLLEMLTTGQDVGGQNGQGLTPKTLIVGPEAIGSDIPPSGDDFLEEFMSGACVTESPDLNAFDLFF, encoded by the exons ATGCCAGCCAGTCCCATAGGAGGGCACTTCACATCTCCTCCAAAGCACCCAAGACCATCATGTACCATTGGCCCGGATGGGGGGGTGTTAGAAATGGGAGCTGGGGTGGTAGGTGAACTGGAACCTGACGTGAGACTGGAAGAGGAGTATGAGGCAGAGCTGGTAGACAAACCAAATCTAGGGCTGTGGGAGGAGTCAGAGGCGGAGCCAGCAGATAAGCTTGTGGGCGAACCAAAACCACATCAGGGACTAAGGAGAGCCACTGAGGCCGGCTCTGAGTCAGCAGCACAGATAGAGGGTGAACCAGAGTGGGAGATGGAGCCGAGGGAGGAGCCAAAGGCACAGGTAGAGACGCCTGTAGTAATGGTTGACGCATCAGAACCAGAAGCTGGGGTGTGGGAGGAGACTGGGGTGGAGTCAGCAGCAGAGATGGTGGACCGATCAGAACCAGATGTGGGGCTGTTGGATGAATGTAAGGCGGAGCCAGGAGCAGAATTGATGAATGATGTTGAGCAGAAATCAGGGCTTTCACAGGATACTGAATTAGGAGTTAGACTTGCGGAGGACTCTGGGCCAGCTCGGGAGGACGAGTCGAACCCTGGAGCATGTTTGGGGGAGGAGCTTACAGTTGCCCCACCCCACCTCTTCTGGAAGAATGAGCAGAACCTGTGCTGGCTTGACTGTCTCCTGGTGGCCCTCGTCCACTGTCAGGCCCTGAGGGAGCACAGAGCGAGCCTCGTGGATGGCACATCTGTTGTCGGCCGCCTTCTGGCCAGCTACGACCAAGCCGGCTTGCTGGTGAAGGCCAGAGAAGAGACGCACCAACAGG TTGTCAGAGTGCCTGCTGCAGTCCTTCAGGAAGCACAAGCAAACCTTGACGACCTCCGCATGTCCATTTTTAAACTCCTGCAACCGAAGCTGCAGTGCAAACTAG GTGAGTGGGAGACCCCAGTGTTTGCCCTGCCCCTCCTCCTGAAGCTGGACGCGGGGGCCGGGGACCTCTTCCAGCACGCCTTTGAGTGGGTCTTCGAGTGCGCTGCCTGTGGCCACACCTTCAGCAGCAG GTGCGAGAAGACCATCACCACGTTCACGCAGGTCCTGCCCGACTGGCACCCGCTTGGTGCCCTCCACCGGGCCCCCTGCAGCCGCTGCCACCACAAGCAGCAGCGGAGGAAAATGGTTCTGGAGCG GTTGGGTCCTCTATTTGTCCTGCACTtcgttgaaggtctacctcagaATGACATCTCCAAATATGCATTTGACTTCCAAGGAATGCATTACAGCGTCACCGTCATCATCCAGTACTCTGAGCACATGAAACACTTCGTCACCTGGCTTCGGACCTCAAGCG gtgtgtggcttGAGTTCGACGATCTGAAGCACCCACAGTGCACTGCACACGCGGAGCTACCGGTCCTCGCCAATCAGATCCACGTGGTGTTCTGGGAGTTGCAGGGGCGGGCCGATGTCCTTCAGAGTCCGCGGCGCAGCCTGGCCTTTCCTGCCTTGCATAACGATGACGATATCGTCAGTGCCCTCACATTAGATGACACGAATGTGGGCACCACACTTCCAGACATCTCCGTTGGAGAAGGAACCTTGCAGGATGCCTTCCAGGGCCTGTCACACAATGACATTGTCACCCTAACCCTGGTAGAGGTGAAAGTGGACGCCCTGGGGAGGCCCCTGGAAGATCACCCAGGACAGGAGGCCCTTAGCGCCCCCAGTGCTGAGCTGGATTCTCCCTCAGCGTACAGTCCTGCAGCTGCTGTTTTGTGCCCCCGGGTGTCGGACTCACCGCGGAAGAGGGTACCAAAAAGAAAGCAGAAGGAGCTGTCACAAGCCTCGGGGACGGCACCCCCAGTCATCGGctctcctcccccaggggctccCGCAGTCCTTTCCTCAGCCCCCAACGCTCGCTGGTCCACGCTCCTGAGCAAGCATCCATTTCTCCAGTCCACTCCTCTGCCCCAGAGGCAGATCACGGCCTCGTCACCGCCGAAAGCTCCACAGAAGGTCACAGACAGCTTTCCGGTGAAGGCGGCAGACATGTTTGTGGGCTTTAAGCTTAACAAGGAGACCTTAGGTGGGAGCCCACCTTGCCTCAGCGCCGAGCCGCAGAAGCAGAACAATGTTTTCAAGCTGCCAGGACCTCCGCCTTCCACTATCCCTCCGCAGAAatctgggggtgtggtgggggccACAGTGCTTCCCAAAGCACCCCCCAAGCTGGATGAAGGCACAGACGCTCTTCGCCACAAACTCCTAAAGAAACTCAAAGCGAAGAAGAAGAAGCTGGCAGCCCTCAATCATCTGCTGAAGACGAGGATGGAGTCGCCCGTCCCCACGCCCGACAGCACGGGCTTCAGCTCCCCCTCCACGGTCAGCTCCAGCACCGCGGCCCACAGCCCCGCCTACGACGAGTTCCTGGCGGACCTCCTGTCGCCAGCGACGACCGCGAGCAGCCTATCGCCCGACAGCACGGGCCTGCTGGAGATGCTGACGACcggccaggatgtgggtggcCAAAATGGGCAAGGCCTGACCCCCAAGACCCTGATCGTTGGACCTGAAGCTATAGGAAGTGACATCCCTCCTTCGGGGGATGATTTTCTAGAAGAATTTATGTCTggtgcatgtgtgactgaaaGTCCGGACTTGAATGCATTCGActtgtttttttaa
- the hmgb1a gene encoding high mobility group protein B1a — protein sequence MGKDPTKPRGKMSSYAYFVQTCREEHKKKHPEASVNFSEFSKKCSERWKTMSAKEKGKFEDLAKLDKARYEREMKNYIPPKGEKKKRFKDPNAPKRPPSAFFIFCSEFRPKVKAEAPGMSIGDVAKKLGEMWNSTSAEDKQPYEKKAAKLKEKYEKDIAAYRAKGKPDSGPKKAPAKLEKAKKKKDDDDDDDDDDDDDEEEEEDDDEDDDDE from the exons ATGGGTAAAGATCCAACGAAGCCAAGAGGCAAGATGTCCTCTTATGCCTACTTTGTGCAAACTTGCCGGGAGGAACATAAGAAGAAGCACCCTGAAGCTTCTGTCAACTTTTCTGAGTTCTCCAAGAAGTGTTCTGAGAGGTGGAAG ACCATGTCTGCCAAAGAAAAGGGCAAGTTTGAAGACCTGGCCAAACTTGATAAGGCACGTTATGAGAGGGAGATGAAGAACTATATTCCACCCAAGGGTGAGAAGAAGAAGAGGTTTAAGGACCCCAACGCCCCAAAACGACCCCC GTCCGCTTTCTTCATTTTCTGCTCCGAATTCCGCCCAAAAGTGAAAGCAGAGGCCCCTGGCATGTCCATTGGTGATGTGGCCAAGAAGCTGGGAGAGATGTGGAACAGCACCTCTGCAGAGGACAAGCAGCCATATGAGAAGAAGGCTGCCAAGCTGAAGGAGAAATATGAGAAA GACATCGCGGCTTACCGTGCCAAGGGAAAACCCGACAGCGGACCCAAGAAGGCCCCTGCCAAACTGGAGAAGGCCAAGAAGAAGAAGGACGATGACGATGATGACGACGACGATGATGACGACgacgaagaggaggaagaggacgatGATGAGGACGACGATGACGAATAA
- the uspl1 gene encoding SUMO-specific isopeptidase USPL1 isoform X1 produces the protein MVMFSMWPRTASDPKIGSDFPMSGEGTGLGVPAPALAGYLGKLPDTCPWCAARGLIHTLRTYRTSLQDSVTLCPNPQCLFPLVSKPLEDVLVSCTTGQKRKMPASPIGGHFTSPPKHPRPSCTIGPDGGVLEMGAGVVGELEPDVRLEEEYEAELVDKPNLGLWEESEAEPADKLVGEPKPHQGLRRATEAGSESAAQIEGEPEWEMEPREEPKAQVETPVVMVDASEPEAGVWEETGVESAAEMVDRSEPDVGLLDECKAEPGAELMNDVEQKSGLSQDTELGVRLAEDSGPAREDESNPGACLGEELTVAPPHLFWKNEQNLCWLDCLLVALVHCQALREHRASLVDGTSVVGRLLASYDQAGLLVKAREETHQQVVRVPAAVLQEAQANLDDLRMSIFKLLQPKLQCKLGEWETPVFALPLLLKLDAGAGDLFQHAFEWVFECAACGHTFSSRCEKTITTFTQVLPDWHPLGALHRAPCSRCHHKQQRRKMVLERLGPLFVLHFVEGLPQNDISKYAFDFQGMHYSVTVIIQYSEHMKHFVTWLRTSSGVWLEFDDLKHPQCTAHAELPVLANQIHVVFWELQGRADVLQSPRRSLAFPALHNDDDIVSALTLDDTNVGTTLPDISVGEGTLQDAFQGLSHNDIVTLTLVEVKVDALGRPLEDHPGQEALSAPSAELDSPSAYSPAAAVLCPRVSDSPRKRVPKRKQKELSQASGTAPPVIGSPPPGAPAVLSSAPNARWSTLLSKHPFLQSTPLPQRQITASSPPKAPQKVTDSFPVKAADMFVGFKLNKETLGGSPPCLSAEPQKQNNVFKLPGPPPSTIPPQKSGGVVGATVLPKAPPKLDEGTDALRHKLLKKLKAKKKKLAALNHLLKTRMESPVPTPDSTGFSSPSTVSSSTAAHSPAYDEFLADLLSPATTASSLSPDSTGLLEMLTTGQDVGGQNGQGLTPKTLIVGPEAIGSDIPPSGDDFLEEFMSGACVTESPDLNAFDLFF, from the exons ATGGTAATGTTTAGCATGTGGCCGAGGACAGCGTCAGACCCGAAGATCGGCAGTGATTTCCCAATGAGTGGTGAAGGCACTGGTTTAGGGGTACCTGCCCCAGCACTGGCGGGGTATTTGGGAAAA CTCCCAGATACCTGCCCCTGGTGTGCTGCCAGAGGACTAATCCACACGCTCCGCACTTACCGCACCAGCCTCCAGGACTCAGTCACGCTCTGCCCCAACCCACAG TGCCTTTTTCCCCTGGTAAGCAAACccctggaagatgttctggttaGTTGTACTACAGGGCAGAAGAGGAAGATGCCAGCCAGTCCCATAGGAGGGCACTTCACATCTCCTCCAAAGCACCCAAGACCATCATGTACCATTGGCCCGGATGGGGGGGTGTTAGAAATGGGAGCTGGGGTGGTAGGTGAACTGGAACCTGACGTGAGACTGGAAGAGGAGTATGAGGCAGAGCTGGTAGACAAACCAAATCTAGGGCTGTGGGAGGAGTCAGAGGCGGAGCCAGCAGATAAGCTTGTGGGCGAACCAAAACCACATCAGGGACTAAGGAGAGCCACTGAGGCCGGCTCTGAGTCAGCAGCACAGATAGAGGGTGAACCAGAGTGGGAGATGGAGCCGAGGGAGGAGCCAAAGGCACAGGTAGAGACGCCTGTAGTAATGGTTGACGCATCAGAACCAGAAGCTGGGGTGTGGGAGGAGACTGGGGTGGAGTCAGCAGCAGAGATGGTGGACCGATCAGAACCAGATGTGGGGCTGTTGGATGAATGTAAGGCGGAGCCAGGAGCAGAATTGATGAATGATGTTGAGCAGAAATCAGGGCTTTCACAGGATACTGAATTAGGAGTTAGACTTGCGGAGGACTCTGGGCCAGCTCGGGAGGACGAGTCGAACCCTGGAGCATGTTTGGGGGAGGAGCTTACAGTTGCCCCACCCCACCTCTTCTGGAAGAATGAGCAGAACCTGTGCTGGCTTGACTGTCTCCTGGTGGCCCTCGTCCACTGTCAGGCCCTGAGGGAGCACAGAGCGAGCCTCGTGGATGGCACATCTGTTGTCGGCCGCCTTCTGGCCAGCTACGACCAAGCCGGCTTGCTGGTGAAGGCCAGAGAAGAGACGCACCAACAGG TTGTCAGAGTGCCTGCTGCAGTCCTTCAGGAAGCACAAGCAAACCTTGACGACCTCCGCATGTCCATTTTTAAACTCCTGCAACCGAAGCTGCAGTGCAAACTAG GTGAGTGGGAGACCCCAGTGTTTGCCCTGCCCCTCCTCCTGAAGCTGGACGCGGGGGCCGGGGACCTCTTCCAGCACGCCTTTGAGTGGGTCTTCGAGTGCGCTGCCTGTGGCCACACCTTCAGCAGCAG GTGCGAGAAGACCATCACCACGTTCACGCAGGTCCTGCCCGACTGGCACCCGCTTGGTGCCCTCCACCGGGCCCCCTGCAGCCGCTGCCACCACAAGCAGCAGCGGAGGAAAATGGTTCTGGAGCG GTTGGGTCCTCTATTTGTCCTGCACTtcgttgaaggtctacctcagaATGACATCTCCAAATATGCATTTGACTTCCAAGGAATGCATTACAGCGTCACCGTCATCATCCAGTACTCTGAGCACATGAAACACTTCGTCACCTGGCTTCGGACCTCAAGCG gtgtgtggcttGAGTTCGACGATCTGAAGCACCCACAGTGCACTGCACACGCGGAGCTACCGGTCCTCGCCAATCAGATCCACGTGGTGTTCTGGGAGTTGCAGGGGCGGGCCGATGTCCTTCAGAGTCCGCGGCGCAGCCTGGCCTTTCCTGCCTTGCATAACGATGACGATATCGTCAGTGCCCTCACATTAGATGACACGAATGTGGGCACCACACTTCCAGACATCTCCGTTGGAGAAGGAACCTTGCAGGATGCCTTCCAGGGCCTGTCACACAATGACATTGTCACCCTAACCCTGGTAGAGGTGAAAGTGGACGCCCTGGGGAGGCCCCTGGAAGATCACCCAGGACAGGAGGCCCTTAGCGCCCCCAGTGCTGAGCTGGATTCTCCCTCAGCGTACAGTCCTGCAGCTGCTGTTTTGTGCCCCCGGGTGTCGGACTCACCGCGGAAGAGGGTACCAAAAAGAAAGCAGAAGGAGCTGTCACAAGCCTCGGGGACGGCACCCCCAGTCATCGGctctcctcccccaggggctccCGCAGTCCTTTCCTCAGCCCCCAACGCTCGCTGGTCCACGCTCCTGAGCAAGCATCCATTTCTCCAGTCCACTCCTCTGCCCCAGAGGCAGATCACGGCCTCGTCACCGCCGAAAGCTCCACAGAAGGTCACAGACAGCTTTCCGGTGAAGGCGGCAGACATGTTTGTGGGCTTTAAGCTTAACAAGGAGACCTTAGGTGGGAGCCCACCTTGCCTCAGCGCCGAGCCGCAGAAGCAGAACAATGTTTTCAAGCTGCCAGGACCTCCGCCTTCCACTATCCCTCCGCAGAAatctgggggtgtggtgggggccACAGTGCTTCCCAAAGCACCCCCCAAGCTGGATGAAGGCACAGACGCTCTTCGCCACAAACTCCTAAAGAAACTCAAAGCGAAGAAGAAGAAGCTGGCAGCCCTCAATCATCTGCTGAAGACGAGGATGGAGTCGCCCGTCCCCACGCCCGACAGCACGGGCTTCAGCTCCCCCTCCACGGTCAGCTCCAGCACCGCGGCCCACAGCCCCGCCTACGACGAGTTCCTGGCGGACCTCCTGTCGCCAGCGACGACCGCGAGCAGCCTATCGCCCGACAGCACGGGCCTGCTGGAGATGCTGACGACcggccaggatgtgggtggcCAAAATGGGCAAGGCCTGACCCCCAAGACCCTGATCGTTGGACCTGAAGCTATAGGAAGTGACATCCCTCCTTCGGGGGATGATTTTCTAGAAGAATTTATGTCTggtgcatgtgtgactgaaaGTCCGGACTTGAATGCATTCGActtgtttttttaa